CCTATATTTGTTGACTTGAGTCCTTGACCCATCTAAATTACGTGTGTCAACTCCCTAAACACCCTCAAGCAGACCCCATGAGCGTGGTTCCAATGTTTTGCTAGCCATGCCACCTAAGTTGGCTTTCACCGGAACAAAATCGACTCCGTCTTTACATACAGATTCGGCTTACCATCAAAACTGCTATCTTGACTCTCAAAGTGTATTTTTAATATATTCAACCTTATTACCTTATAAATTGTTTTATtcaaataattataatataattgtCATAGTAGTAGTCTTTTGTAATCATATTCAATTTTATAAAAGTCCAAGACAATTTAACTGTATCGATCAATTCAACATGTACAGAAACAGATATTTTCCCCAAAGTCGTTTCGATACATCAACCCAAGTACCCAACCTAGTGATTTTGACATttgttattatatataaaaagttAGGAAGGAAAAGCAAGAGAAATGAGTGGGTAAGAAAAGAATTTTAGGTCACTTTATCTTTTAACTTGATTGATCAAGCCAAGAACAAAGCACAAGAGAGGCAAATGATTGTTTTTTCTTTATGAAAATCGACATTATTGTATAAGTACAACTTTTAATGCATGATTTACATATCATTGTAATAAGGGCTTTTGTCCTATTCAATGTACAACTTTTAAAAAAGGAGGCCAGGAGAGTACCACTACCATATCCTTCAATCCACAAAccaaaaaatcttttatttttcaaCAAATTTACAAAAAGAAATACATAATATATTTTCATCATTTTTATGTTTCAATCTATAGAGCATCTCATATATAATcatatttcaaaacaatttcataTGAAAATACGAaagtaaaataatcatataaatgTGCCATGTGGGCATGAATACATCCATATGCCTTCAaaattacatatttatatatactttttttaatggatatatatatttatatactataTGACATACAAATATATATCATAAACCTTTCATCCATTACCAATATTACCAACAGTTTTCCCCTTTCAACTCAATTTTTTCTCACTCAGAGTTCAAGTCCAGTGTGCTTGACTTTgactcaaagtcaaagtcaaagtcgttCACATATTGACTATTCAAATCAAACCTCTCACTACCTTTCTGTAATCTTTTACCTTGACAATTCCCATCAGAAATTGTACTCCCACTTCTTTTCCTTCCATTCCCGGAATCACCCATTCCATTCCTATCCATCAATTTCAAATCAAGATCATCGTTTTCCTTCCTTCCCCAACTCTCAGATGAAGTCAACGAGCTTTCCATTGACGACCCATTCCTAGTTTTTTTCACCTCTTTCTTTAACCTTGAATCCTCTACTTCGGTCAGCATGGATAAAGAACTCGGGCAGCCATTGTCCACCATTGAAACTAAATGAGAAAGCTCAGCTTTTGCTGCTTCAACTTCAATGGCGGATGAATTATACCCTGCAAGTGTGTCTTGTGCCTTTCTCAATACCGATTGTAAATACTTTCCTTGAGCTTCAATTCTCAGCTGTAAATGTCTTTGAACCTGAAAATTGAAAAATCCGATCGTTAGTTTACTACAGTTGTACCTCATGCATGTAAATTTGTACTTTCGGTTTTCACCTCTATTTGTTCGTGAAGTTTCCTTTGCACCTCCATTTGCATCTGTAAAGCCTCAGCAATCTTTAAGCTCCTGATACGATCAACATTCAACACTTTTATAAACTTTTCTTTCGGATTTTATATAAAGAGAATTTAAAGGTAAAAAGGTGAATTACTCGCTAATCTGATTTGGGTTTTCATCGTTATGATCGATACTCGTGATATCACTCCTATGATCATCTCCAAATTCTGTTATCAAAATCATTTGTTATTAATTAGAATGAAAAATCCAGCATTTTGGTTCAATGAATAAAGAATCAAACACGTATTTACTCACCTTCTTGAATATTTCCACTGCAAGCCGGCGATTGTTGAATCTTTCCTAATCTATATTTCTGCATAAATATACAAGAAAAACTTAGAATTGTAATAAAAATTGTTAATTTGTGAATGAATTGAGGCTAAAAGTACCTGTAAATGACTCTTTAGGTGGTACAAAGTAAGCCCATGAATACCCATTACTCTCATCAAAGATTTTGGTGTCGCTTCTGTAAGTGAAAAAAGATCGAAACTTTATGAAAACCCAACAACAAGATTTTATAAAAGAAGGTAATTTTGAGTAGAAACTCACTCTCTGGGCCTCCGAGTTGACTGACTGAGTCAACGAATCGTTGGTGAAGTTCAGAAGTCCATTTGAGTCTAGGCTTAGCATCACTGGATAAAACCAAATTCACTTCTTGATTTTGAATATTCTCATGAGCCATTTTTTTCAGTTTCTGAAATAGATAAAGAACAGAAGAAGTAATGAAACATAAAATAGGATTGATTCTTTATGAATTGAAGACTTGTTGTGTCTGAAATATGTGGCAGATGAGTGTAAGTCTTTTATAAATGGGAGAGGGGGGGTAGGGGGGGGGGGTGaggtagggggggggggggggttggttgATCTCACTCCATATCAGGAAACACCAGTGGGGTAATGTAAGGTGAGGGAATATATGCTCTCATGAGCTGTGTGTCTCTTACCTTTCTCTCAATTCACATTTCATTATCAcccacaaaacaaaacaaaagagagaaaaaaaataaagtatttttttattcatttttccttttgacTTGAACGGCATGAAGAGAATCTTTAATGGTGCAAAAACAAAGAAAGCAAAACACAGTTCCATTTGGAGTCTTAAAAGCAGCGAAAAAAGTGCATGATTTGGTTTTATCTTCATGTTTTTCCATTACCCACTCCTCAGTTTTCACACCCCACTCTCAAAATTAGCAAATGATAATCGAAAATCATCATTAGACTTTCATCGAACAAATGCCTTGCATTCAATCCAAGAATTGGTTTGGTTATTATTCGATGAACGTTAAGGATCAAATCCAAGATTTAGAGGACCCCTACCATGATGTTAATGGGTTTAACTTTCTAAATCTATAAGGAGTTTTGAGGAAAGGAGATTTACATTAGTGGGATGGATTATGGAATATGGATGAGTTAAATCTTTGAtggatttatttttctttttctttttggagTTTGAAAGTGATGGCAAatgagtttttcttttctttgatttgGCTATTTTTGGTGGAAGATGTGGTGGGATTGGCGGATTCTCTTTGTTGCTTGTAGGCTTAGGGGAATCAAAGAATCCAACAATAGATTTTAGGACAAATTTCTTGTTTTTATGCTATCAACAACTATTTATATTTAAACAAAAGGAAAAGGATAAAGTGGTGAGGGAATAAACCAATTCATCAATGAGTCATTATATAATTCAATCCTATGATCATgccaacatatatatattatatacatacataaacacacatcccaaaggtaaaaggatgGTGATCAATTACGAATTAAAAAAGGGTCTACTCAAAATGGTAATTTTAAGTACGTGTTATATTGATCAGGTAATcgttaatataataatataagatGTCCCTATATGTCTATATGACTGTATTTTCTTCAACCTTTGATCAATTTATGATgggtttttattatttattttacacAGAAATCGAGTAATCTAACCTATATGAACAAATAATTTTCATAATCTGATAACAACCAtttctttttataaattttataaaatgaccGTTTACTCCGGAACGCGGTATTCCGGAGTAGTTATGTTAAGGAGTTGGTGGTGATTGGTAGGTATCCCGAACTAAAAAATATATTTCGGACTGTACTCCCGAATATATGGGCATTCGAGAATGTTCTTCCAAAGAGGTAATATTAGGGCATTTGTGTGATTTTTGTTCTTCCACAAGCGACAGGCAATATATTTCTTTGTCTTTGTTCCTCCATTGCAATATATTTCTTTGTATTTGTTCATCCACCAACAATGTTCTTTGATAGGTTTCGTATACTAAAAAAATGAGTATGTATAAGGATTTATTTCGAATGTCAGTTTCTAGTGGAGGGCAATGGTAACGTATGAAGAGATATGTGTAGTATATTGATCCATACTACACATGCTTTAGTGTAGATATAAACAATGATATCAACTTCGTTGGGTTAATCACGTTGATTGCTTCCAAGTCCAAGTTACACACTAATCAAATAAGTCTATTTTTTCAATGTCTTggatcaaatatagttatgcagATTCTTGATGATAGTGATATCATATATTTTCTTAGTTTTGTCTTCTAACACAATATAACTGTTTGTTGTTAATAATGTTATTGAAAGTGGTATTCATCGATTTCGTGGGGAAAATCGATCTGGTGGAAGTAGGTCTTTGTGAGTCCACAACGTAACTGTGTAAATTTTGGATCAATCAAGGTCTAAATTGTAACTGTGTATAAGTGAGTCCACAACGTAACTTTGTTGCAATAAAACTGACCAAAAAGGCATTATTTGTATAAGTAAATAATTGTAATGATCCCTTGAAAGCCAACAAGTTAGAGCATAAATCATGAATTAAATTTTGCTTTAGAGTTTTCGCCCCAGTACCCCACCAACCTAGTGATTTCGGTTTGCCTAGGACCGAAATCACCCTTTAGTGGGTAACCCCAAATCCGAAATCACATGAAACCACTAGAACCGAAATCCTGCCTAGACCGAGAACCCCCTTGACCGAGAACCCCTAGACCGAGAACCCACTAGAACGAAGACCCTAGTGTTCTCGGTCTCTTTTGGACCGAAATCAAAGTGATCTCGGTTGATGAATGGAGCTTTCGGCTAGAAAAGTAGATAAGGAAAGTTGACTTTGTGATTTGATATTTCACCCTTTTCCAATAATAAAGTTTACCCAGCAAGTATCCAAGCATTTACCCAACAGATAACAATGCAAATGTCACCTCACTTTCCCTCCTTATCTTTAGATGAGATCACCCCATAAACCCCCACCCTTTTTATATTCACTTCTGTTTACTCCAAATCCTCTCAAAGAACCAAGTCCAAGCCTCCAAGGATTAAATCTCCAAGTTTATTCTTAGAATTTTGGGTAATATCATCTTCAAAGAGTTCATCAACCACATTCAAGTCTTTAGGCTTGAAAATCTTCACATCATCTCTTCAAACAACCCAAACCCACTCAATGTGAATTCATACCCCTAGATTTTCGAGTTTTAATCTTTTacaggagggggggggggggggagtacaCATAAAAATTTGTTTATCACTCAAATGCTTGCATGTTTCATCTTTATGCTAGATAAAAGACATTATTTGCATGAGATATGGTTATCACTAGATTTCATACAACTATTTGTGatatattagttttgaaatgcaaaactaaccaaaaataaaacataatctaTGTTATAGAATCATAAGAAACATTATGATTTGCAAAACTACATGGTTTATGAATCTTTTTACCAAAATATAGCTTTTTAACAAAATGGAGTACATTCTAGTTATTTCACTATTTTGTGGGTTAAAACCCAAAAATATGATGTTGACCTTACATTTTGAAACTAGACAAGATAATTACTAtgatttatataaatgattatataaatagtctcaacaaacaaacaagataaactataattAGTATAGTTTGGGAGTCACAAACACTACATTATCATTTCAGaagaaacatataattatttaaaggtataattatgtAATGCTCATTTCAGGTATCTTTTTCTTTTcagaattttagggttttagaccgaaactcgacgagttggggagctccaactcatcgagtagagatcATTGTGGGACGCGGGAtttaggacctactcgacgagttggaaggcccacCTCGACGAGTAGGTTTTGTAAAGAAAAAccttaaattttagggtttgcaccctatataatctccttaaaaCCTTGAGGCTAACCTTTcatcagcctccaaaccctaaGAACATTAGTGCCAAACCCTAATCCCCATTTCCTCTCATATTGTGAGCAAGAGTGACTtttaactttatgaatctccagggcaAAATGGTCCCATGGTGGGCTAGATCTAGCTTTTGGTCAAGCATGGATGCCATGCATGGATTTTAGAGTATATTTTCCCTTTTTGGCCATTTTGACTTCaatacatgcattggacatgcatgtccataaagcctcCATATTTGGAACGTTTTGAGGATTAGAATTTCTTCTAGAAGGGAGGGATTTCAGATCCCTAGAGTCTTGAACCACATGGCTAAGCTTTTGAGCTTTCCAACCTTCGTCAAGGGCTTTAGAGCATTCAGAGTGGTTCtagaggataaagttggaaactttatccttctagacaCCTTTAGGTTTCAAATCTAAGCCCTAAAATCCCTACAATCGATGTATCATCGGAATAAGAAAAcaggggggactcgacgagttggatcgggttCCCCCGTCTATTGGATATCAAGTGAACTCattgagttgatgagacaactcgacgaatTGGCTAGGGTTTGTCCTAGTTTTCTGGACTctgaaggaacttgacgagttgctagatgcactcgatgagttagggtcaacatggactgttgaccttgactgttgacttggactttgaccaaggttgaccaagtttgactttgagggtatttaTGGCATTTCAAGATTTTGACAAGTTATTCACATGATGATTATAGGTAGTTGAGTTGGAGCTGTGCGTTGGGACTAATCTGATCTTGTCTTATCAATTTAGCATTCTTGAGAGgtaagtctcctcaccataccaatgggtcgaaggcaccaaggccgacccattttatgatatgtattACACTAGTTGAACTATGTGGCATGTTAGTTGGTTATGTGCTAGGAGGTATGCtagttgtatatgtgttatgcttgtatggaagaccatgggagagcctataacacttggatgtaagaccatgtggagagcccatggctttcctactaaagaccatgggagagcccatgacacttgcatgtaagaccatgtggagagcccatgacattccTATTAAAGatcatgggagagcccatggaacctaggtgtaagaccatgtggggagcccatgacatcctggagtaagacccccGGGGGGAGCCTACGACAtccctatatgttgtatgcatggcttatgtgggttatgtagcttttatagctaatatggattatgtgattatgtggattgtatggggtatgctctggggaactcattaagcattagcttacagtttgttgatttctttcaggtacttctgagcctaaaggcaagggcaaggcttgatgacgtggcatgcacTCTCCGACACTTGATTTGATGGGgcactctgatatttgaaataaaattgttgatgttatgaatttgaaaacaattgttatttagatttatggtttatgggaaatgttttgactatttaaaaatgaaaaatttcttttgaaaattgggtcgtcacaagttagtatcagagccttggtttgagggattcggacacactctcgggtgtgtcaggactcaaactaaggaaatggtaaaattgttttcaaaaataaataaataaataaataaaagttaaaaacttcCTAAAATGGAAAAGAGGAGAGTGCAATGCACGTGATcggccgagccaagtaagtagtttctcaatatgttagccatgttatactgatatttgagTTATGATAGTCGGATGgattttgctatgtgtatgcttctaaaattgtatacgattaggagcttatagccttaaaatgattgatttggcgttatttcctgttccttgtttggttgtggtcctagggtagaatctataatttgaaagtctatttgatccttttctgtgtataatttgcatgcataaaggcaacctgttatgattggtCTGATTTCTGGTTTGATGTGGGTAGATCAAATCTTAGGATAACCTAGGATTTGAGTTATGTTGTAGCATGTAAGATATGGTTTGTTCTAGGACGAattagagttatcaggtagaaccttggggaaggtacaggtaggtgtggaaggtagtattgagcctgtactactgaaagcataggacttGTACCCAAACTGATGTTATATTTGGAAACTCTAATGAAGTACAAAATCAACTTGGTAAAAAGATTAAAGCCATACGATCAGATCGTGGTGGTGAATATATGAGCTGGAGTTTGATGAACATCTGAAGAATTATGGCATAGTGTTACAACTCACTCCACCGGGAACACCTCAGCATAATGGTGTCTCAGAAAGAATAAATCCAATTCTACTTGATATGGTGCGATCAATGATGAGTCATACTTCCCTTCCTCATTCATTTTGGGGTTATGCCCTTGAAACGCAGCTCGAATTGTAAACATggtcccaactaaaaaggttaGTAAGACTCCCAATGAGTTATGACATGGAAAGGTTCCATCAATGTCTTTCTTAAAGATATGGGGttgtgatattgccatatttatacctattttaggcaatatttaagtacatttttatatataagttggtaatttgtttagaataatggtacttatgagtttgaatgttatttgcagccaaaaagaagacattttgaagaaaagggactaaaaacgTTAAAGGAAGAAACTTTGGGACTTAAAAGATTAAAAAACAAGAAAATCACCCAAAATAGAcatactcacgacgtgagcaatatatggttcacgacgtgagggaagaattctagaagatatgtacgggggtgaaggaatccttgcaGAACAAGGTTATCtcgatctcacgacgtgagaattggaatgctcacgacgtgagaagtgAATTTCCAGAAACTATATAAACTCTCTTCCATTACGAATTAGAGAGACCTTTGGCAGAAGAAAGAGATTCCAGAAGGCGAAATTCAGAAGAAAAAGAGATCTGGAagtggttttcaacaccaaagaagaagaagttcATAATTTGCTTTATAAACTTGATACATTGAACATGTGTTTGATTATAGCTTTTGATTGTTTAGCTGTTAatatgtccagctaaatctagctgcttccgttagctagatgaagctggaactcatggtttgaaTGCATTAGATTTGGCTTTATTTGTTGGTTATATGCTTGTGTTGATTGAGTTTACGTAGCATGTTTAGTTAATGATTTAattgctttaaattcttgttTTGTGTATTTAGTGAACACAAATCTACATGAATATGAATACCTAATAACAAagtgaacactagtttattagagctaagattaaaccaatcttagataagtgattgaatcattgaattaagcTGTGTTAGAGAACGCATATTATGACtgtaattgtgttttgattaatcaatcttcatagctctaatcttatttaataattgattctgtgttaactattgtgtgaCCACACATAAGTTTACATGAATTGACTAATAATTAGTAGACTTAGAACTAAATTGCTAATACTTCTTAAATTGGTAACCAACGGTAATAGTCTTGACTAATGTATAACCATTGAgtgaaagtggattcgaactaacagaagTATTTTGTTTATCGATTCAGTTTTGTTAAAGAAtcaagttcatctaaacttgcaaaattagatacaaACCCTTTTTAGCTtattaataattagattaatttagtagcgaatatataaattaataacaccgttccctgtgatcgacacccgacttacctacgatatactgtaatctgactaggtacactacctataagtgcatagttagtctaagtttgttaggttataaatattaaaattagtgagtactttcgtacacatcaagtttttggcgccgttgtcggggaacgacttagtttattagtttatttagttgcattagattaatcgatcctttttgtgggataaaacctgcaaaaagttaattagttatttttttgtttattagcTTAGTTTATTAGCATATTATTTTagcaaaaattttgatttttttttgtcacagaactcacgacgtgagctatatacactcacgacgtgaatgtTGTGATTCTTATTTTTCCTTAGTTCTtagtttatttttctattttagttcagttttacgtttttattttgtttagtctgcatgagttcatgaccagaggctcTAACACACCTTTGGTGCCACCGATTGAAGATCCAGAAGCTACACTTCACAAAAAGACTGATAAGAAGACGCCATTGCAAGAACTAAAGTCAGCATTTtcaaggaagtcgggaaagaagacaggagagtcaagttcatcctCAAAGAACAAGAGCAAGCTTGAACACTTGGATCAAATACTCGTCCAAACCGAATCCGAATACGATACCAAGCCTAAATTTGAAGAACATACGAGCGAACCCGAGAatgagccaaggaacgagatagCAGACATTGAGGAGATGTCCATaggagcttacaagaagcggatccaagaagatgtgggtcccggtttagtccaacccgcaatacctgccactgccacattcgagctgaaggggcacatcttgactgcactgaaggatatcccattttatgggaaagatcatgaggatgcttttaagcatctagatgaagtaaatgacattgcggattacttcaatgtcccaaatgtcaacagaaacaTCGTCCTGCTCAGAATGCTTCCCATTACTTTTAAGGGAGCTTCTAAAGagtggttaaaatcacttccactaggtacaatcaccacttgggctcaaatgcgtgagcaatttcTTGACCAGTTTTGCTcgccatccaagatagctaaactcaagaaggcaatagccaactttgaacaACAGCCGGGGGAGTCATTGTACGAAGCATtggagcggtacaagggcttgctcagaaattgcctTCAACATAATCTTAATATGCAACAGGAGATGTCGATtttctatgatggggtcaacgttatgccaagacaactccttgactcttaaggacctttgacaaagaaaaatccaagggaggtcaaggagctgaTTGAAGAATTCTTGAAGCACTCTCGCGAGtaccacaaccctaggcaagatggaatcaaaagCGGTGGAGGGGCCCAAAATAAAGAAATAGCAGCCATGATGGCTATGCTAAATAATATGGACTGGAGGCTGACACAAATGGACCACTCAAttcatgccataagagtgggttgcAAGAGGtgtagtggtccacacttgaccaaggactgcaatttagatgagtttgggaacagaaaagctcaagtgtgctactcgagTGAGGACAAgtatgatgaagactggaggaaaccaaagaaggagtggctgccatatgaagaatttaagaagcaaaaagaagagaagtataggcaaaCAAGCCGAGGCTTCTACCAAAAGGAGCATCCTCCAGCTGAGAAGAAACCCGATCTAGAGACCatgttgatgaagtttatggaagccTCGGAAAAGAGACACGAGGCTACTGATTCTGCTATTAATGAACAAAGAACTTTGGTGAAGAATCATCATGCATTGATGGTAGAACAACAAGCTTTAATAAAAAAATCAACAAGCCTCCATTAATAATCTTGAAGTGCAacttggtcaactagccactctggTTCATGAGAAGCTGTCCCCAAAAAATCCTGAAACGAAGacccaatctcatgtaatggccataGATACTAAAGAAGAGGCCATCTCTGAGTTCCTGGAGGCATTAGAAGAAGAACCACAACAGCCCGATCCAAAGTCAAAGAAGCCCAAGCTCGAGAATCATGATACTGCTAAATTGACGAACTCATGACATGAGCCATATAAGCTCACGATGTGGGCCCGTCATGAACAAAAAAATTCTGTAGCTATTTCGGTTTATCAGCCGCCTTTTCCGTTTCCTTCCCGAGCTGCCCTTAGTCCACTAGAAAGAGAGCATATAGAGTTTCTTAAGCACGTGAAGGGTATCccgattaatactccctttgtctAGTCCTTATCCAAAATTCCCGAGTATCAAAAATTACTGCAAGACTTGATAGACACTCGTAAGCAACCGAAGAAGAATTCTAAGGTGATTCTAAGTGAGCAAAGCTCAAAAGGTGTGTTAGGAGAGAcacctaagaagatgggagatcctggacgcctcactcttccgtgtGAGTTTGGTAACAATATGAAGGttgatgctttagccgattctggggctagcattaatttgatgccttattcattttatcagaagttggaaattcagaagatgaaggctacaagaatgactattcacatggcgaaccgttcagtGGCACAACCCCGAGGCATTGTAGCggatattttagtaaaaattggaaaatttgtttttccaatagattttgtagtgATGGATATGAAAGAAGATCCCGATGTTCCAATTATCCTTGGTCGTCCGTTACTTAACACTGCTGGAGATCTTGTTGATATTCGCAAGTCTAAGCTCACCTTGAGGGTTGgtgatgaaaaagaaatttttgggataGAAGATGGCTTTCAAAGGAATCATGAAAAGGTGTTCACCATTAATGAAGACAATGAACTTGAAGAATTAGAAAAGCTCATGGAAGAAGAGGTCAAGACAattcatcaagtcaaaagaacaaaaccaagAGCATCTGTTCCATAT
The genomic region above belongs to Lactuca sativa cultivar Salinas chromosome 4, Lsat_Salinas_v11, whole genome shotgun sequence and contains:
- the LOC111880069 gene encoding myb family transcription factor PHL8, which encodes MAHENIQNQEVNLVLSSDAKPRLKWTSELHQRFVDSVSQLGGPEKATPKSLMRVMGIHGLTLYHLKSHLQKYRLGKIQQSPACSGNIQEEFGDDHRSDITSIDHNDENPNQISESLKIAEALQMQMEVQRKLHEQIEVQRHLQLRIEAQGKYLQSVLRKAQDTLAGYNSSAIEVEAAKAELSHLVSMVDNGCPSSLSMLTEVEDSRLKKEVKKTRNGSSMESSLTSSESWGRKENDDLDLKLMDRNGMGDSGNGRKRSGSTISDGNCQGKRLQKGSERFDLNSQYVNDFDFDFESKSSTLDLNSE